From Penicillium psychrofluorescens genome assembly, chromosome: 1, one genomic window encodes:
- a CDS encoding uncharacterized protein (ID:PFLUO_000020-T1.cds;~source:funannotate): MSTLAPFVVPALKKHTATVIIAHGLGDTGAGWMALAQNWRRRGKFDEVAFVFPNAPSIPITCNFGMSMPGWYDIAKLGSEVDWKESVKLQDESGILRSRDYFNTLIKEEMDKGINPSRIVLGGFSQGGAISVFTGVTGKEKLGGVFGLSCYLLLSDRIKSYTPENWPNKNTPFFLAHGSDDAVVPFQFGEKSSQTLKELGLKDVTFNRYPDLGHSADPAEIDDLQRFLEKTIPPEGDGQASAGL; this comes from the exons ATGTCGACCCTCGCTCCCTTCGTGGTGCCCGCGCTCAAAAAGCATACCGCCACGGTCATCATTGCccacggcctcggcgatAC TGGCGCCGGATG GATGGCCCTTGCCCAGAACTGGCGCCGTCGAGGCAAGTTCGACGAGGTGGCTTTTGTCTTTCCCAATGCACCTTCGATTCCTATCACCTGT AATTTTGGTATGAGCATGCCGGGCTGGTACGACATTGCCAAACTCGGCTCGGAG GTGGACTGGAAGGAATCCGTTAAACTGCAAGACGAATCGGGCATCCTTCGCTCACGCGACTACTTCAACACACTGATCAAAGAAGAAATGGACAAGGGCATCAATCCGTCGCGGATCGTGCTGGGTGGGTTCTCGCAGGGTGGCGCTATTTCGGTGTTCACTGGTGTGACggggaaggagaagctggggGGTGTCTTTGGGCTGTCGTGCTATCTTCTTCTCAGCGACCGCATCAAGAGTTACACGCCCGAGAACTGGCCGAACAAGAACACGCCTTTTTTCTTAGCCCATGGGTCAGATGATGCCGTGGTGCCTTTCCAATTTGGGGAGAAGTCGTCGCAGACTCTGAAGGAGCTGGGGTTGAAGGATGTTACCTTCAATCGTTACCC CGATCTCGGCCACTCTGCGGATCCCGCCGAGATTGATGATCTCCAGCGGTTCCTGGAGAAGACTATCCCGCCCGAAGGAGATGGCCAAGCGTCGGCTGGTTTATGA
- a CDS encoding uncharacterized protein (ID:PFLUO_000017-T1.cds;~source:funannotate), whose protein sequence is MRVQQLPLAGREGHEAILHASYLNDIPDALARWHAQRVLLVVSTSLDTKTDLIRNLEDRLAHGLYEVSKKTGVGSHTPYADVIDIAHRVQAGSLDAVVSVGSGSYSDACKAALMLAATLPAGFDAADMEALVDPATGLAGHDRLRAPTAQLICVPTSLSAGEWNTFASATNPQGKKQHFAHNQGAPSLILLDPRVASTTPAHLWLASGMRAVDHFVEGMCYPGCPAEAQEVISSGLCKMLRGLCEYHTGRETTDETERLRGISECQQGSREALLPYMKWGVRFGASHAMGHQLGSLAGVQHGITSCILLPHVLRYTAHDTEAPQARILTMFNETLGWEETQAGDAVARFVALLGLPHTLTEVGVTNEQQIQKIAANTLSDVLAGKKNLPDLQGLREILEGAK, encoded by the exons ATGCGGGTCCAACAGCTCCCTTTGGCCGGCCGTGAAGGCCATGAGGCCATTCTGCATGCATCTTACCTCAACGACATCCCCGACGCCCTCGCTCGGTGGCACGCACAACGTGTGCTGCTCGTCGTCAGCACCAGCCTCGACACCAAAACAGATTTGATCCGTAATCTCGAAGACCGTCTGGCCCACGGTCTGTATGAGGTGTCGAAAAAGACTGGTGTCGGGAGCCACACGCCCTACGCGGATGTGATCGACATCGCACACCGCGTGCAGGCCGGCTCCCTCGATGCCGTCGTGAGTGTCGGCTCGGGTTCCTACTCCGACGCATGCAAGGCGGCCCTGATGCTGGCCGCCACGCTGCCAGCCGGATTTGACGCGGCAGATATGGAAGCGTTAGTCGATCCGGCGACGGGGCTGGCTGGCCACGATCGCTTGCGTGCTCCAACCGCGCAGCTGATCTGCGTGCCGACCAGCCTGAGTGCAGGCGAGTGGAATACATTCGCCAGCGCGACGAACCCACAAGGCAAGAAGCAGCACTTCGCGCACAACCAGGGTGCGCCGTCACTCATCCTGCTCGATCCGCGGGTCGCCTCCACGACGCCGGCCCATCTGTGGCTCGCGTCGGGGATGCGCGCGGTCGATCACTTTGTCGAGGGGATGTGCTATCCAGGCTGCCCGGCCGAGGCACAGGAAGTCATTTCGTCAGGGCTTTGCAAGATGCTACGTGGACTGTGCGAGTACCACACCGGCCGCGAGACGACGGACGAAACAGAGAGGCTGCGCGGGATTTCGGAGTGCCAACAAGGATCGCGCGAGGCGCTTCTTCCGTACATGAAGTGGGGGGTGCGTTTTGGTGCCAGCCATGCAATGGGGCATCAACTG GGCAGCTTGGCCGGTGTACAACATG ggatCACAAGCTGCATTCTGCTCCCGCATGTCCTCCGGTATACCGCGCACGACACCGAGGCGCCCCAGGCGCGCATTCTCACCATGTTCAATGAGACGCTTGGGTGGGAAGAGACACAGGCAGGCGACGCTGTCGCACGCTTCGTCGCACTGCTGGGACTGCCCCACACCCTGACCGAGGTGGGTGTGACGAACGAGCAGCAAATCCAAAAGATCGCTGCGAACACGCTAAGCGATGTGCTcgcggggaagaagaatcttCCCGATTTGCAAGGGCTTCGAGAGATCCTGGAGGGGGCCAAGTAG
- a CDS encoding uncharacterized protein (ID:PFLUO_000016-T1.cds;~source:funannotate): MVGFAKLSAGSWLLPIVYGASSTVSYSSTTSVRTQFTLPASADVGEQLIANIDDPEAINAQSACPGYKASSVRQSTRGLTAKLLLAGKPCNAYGTDVDSLDLSVEYLATDRLNIQIVPTHIDSSNESWYLLGENLVPRPQADQQGSSKDSDIEFSWTNNPTFGFTVTRKATGDVLFDTKGSVLVYEDQFIEFVTSLPKDYNLYGIGEHIQQLRLLENMTLTLYAADIGDPIDGNIYGSHPFYLDTRYFEFDDHGSHRLVASDQADQSKNYVSYSHGVFMRNAHGQEVLTHSQNLTWRTLGGSIDLTFYSGPSQVDVTKNYLTSTIGLPAMQQYFAFGYHQCRWGYQNWSVVENVVDNFEKAGIPLENMWNDIDYMKTYRDFDNDPIRFSYEEGENFLEKLHQSGRHYIPIVDSALYIPNPNNASDAYDTYTRGAKDNVFLKNPDGSLYIGAVWPGYTVFTDWHHPKAGEFWANEIVTWHQKLSFDGIWIDMSEVSSFCVGSCGSGHLSLNPIDSLGSGSSSPSVTSYLRTTPTPGVRNINHPPYVINHDQTGHDLAVHAVSPNATHVDGVQEYDVHNLFGHQLLNATYHGLLGVNSTKRPFIIGRSTFAGSGKWAGHWGGDNYSLWAYMFFSIPQALSFSLFGIPMFGVDTCGFADNTNEELCNRWMQLSAFFPFYRNHNAIGNIPQEPYQWPSVAEASKTAMKIRYAILPYIYTLFHQAHTTGSTVMRALAWEFSNDPSLAAVDTQFLLGPSIMVVPALAPSVDTVQGVFPGVKQGQIWYDWYTQTAVDAQPGVNTTISAPLGHIPVFVRGGSVLPMQQPAMTIRDVRSSPWSLLTALDCDGTASGQLYIDDGESLFPDATLSVEFEAFQSSLRASAKGEWKEPQSLANVTVLGLTHQPGEVTFNGQKVPASSVQYNAHSRVLSVRDLQDLTSAGAWNKEWVLKW, translated from the exons ATGGTTGGCTTCGCAAAACTTTCGGCCGGTTCGTGGCTACTGCCGATAGTGTACGGGGCGAGCTCAACCGTGTCCTATTCGTCGACGACCTCGGTGCGCACCCAATTCACCCTTCCGGCGTCTGCAGATGTCGGCGAGCAGTTGATCGCCAACATCGATGACCCCGAGGCAATTAACGCCCAGTCCGCTTGCCCTGGCTACAAGGCGTCAAGTGTGAGGCAATCTACTCGGGGCCTGACAGCCAAGCTGCTTCTGGCAGGCAAGCCGTGCAACGCGTATGGGACGGATGTAGATTCCCTGGATTTGTCTGTGGAGTACTTGGCAACAGACCGACTCAACATCCAGATCGTCCCTACTCATATCGATTCCTCCAACGAATCATGGTACTTGCTGGGAGAAAATCTCGTTCCTCGACCCCAAGCGGATCAACAAGGATCGAGCAAGGACAGTGACATCGAATTCTCGTGGACAAATAATCCCACGTTTGGTTTCACTGTTACCCGGAAGGCCACTGGCGATGTTCTCTTCGATACAAAGGGTTCCGTTCTAGTTTACGAAGATCAATTTATCGAATTCGTGACTAGCTTGCCCAAGGACTACAATTTGTACGGAATCGGAGAGCacatccagcagctccggctcCTTGAAAATATGACTCTAACTCTCTATGCTGCAGACATTGGAGACCCGATTGACGG AAACATCTACGGCTCTCATCCTTTCTATCTGGATACCCGATATTTTGAATTTGATGACCACGGTTCTCATAGGCTGGTCGCAAGCGACCAGGCTGATCAGTCCAAGAACTACGTCTCCTACTCACACGGCGTTTTCATGAGAAATGCTCACGGCCAGGAGGTGCTCACGCATTCTCAGAATCTCACGTGGCGTACGTTGGGTGGTAGCATTGACCTGACTTTCTACTCAGGACCGAGCCAGGTCGATGTTACTAAGAACTATCTGACCAGCACTATTGGGTTGCCTGCGATGCAGCAGTATTTCGCATTTGGCTACCACCAGTGTCGATGGGGGTACCAAAACTGGTCTGTCGTCGAAAATGTTGTTGACAACTTTGAAAAGGCCGGAATTCCATTGGAAAACATGTG GAATGATATTGATTACATGAAGACCTACCGTGATTTCGATAACGATCCTATTCGGTTCTCTTATGAGGAAGGCGAGAATTTCTTGGAGAAGCTGCACCAAAGTGGCCGCCATTATATTCCCATCGTGGATTCAGCTCTCTATATCCCGAACCCGAACAATGCCTCCGATGC ATATGACACATACACTCGAGGCGCTAAAGACAATGTCTTTTTGAAGAACCCGGATGGCAGCCTCTACATCGGCGCTGTCTGGCCTGGCTACACCGTCTTCACCGACTGGCATCATCCCAAGGCCGGTGAGTTTTGGGCGAATGAGATCGTGACGTGGCATCAGAAGTTGTCGTTTGACGGGATCTGGATTGATATGAGCGAAGTATCCTCGTTCTGCGTTGGCAGCTGTGGGAGTGGCCACCTGTCGCTAAATCCCATTGATTCCCTGGGCTCTGGATCCAGTTCCCCGAGCGTTACTTCCTACCTGCGCACTACGCCCACTCCCGGCGTACGCAATATCAACCACCCCCCGTATGTCATCAATCACGATCAAACCGGTCACGACCTCGCTGTGCATGCCGTCTCTCCAAATGCAACCCATGTCGATGGGGTCCAGGAATATGACGTGCACAATCTGTTTGGGCACCAACTTCTCAATGCCACCTACCATGGTCTACTCGGTGTCAATTCCACCAAACGGCCATTCATTATCGGACGCTCGACTTTTGCCGGGTCTGGGAAATGGGCGGGCCACTGGGGCGGCGACAACTACTCCCTGTGGGCCTACATGTTTTTCTCCATCCCGCAGGCGctctccttctcgctcttTGGGATCCCAATGTTTGGAGTTGACACATGCGGCTTCGCCGACAACACCAACGAGGAGCTTTGCAACCGATGGATGCAGCTTTCtgccttcttccccttctaCCGAAACCACAACGCAATCGGGAACATTCCGCAGGAGCCGTACCAGTGGCCGTCTGTTGCGGAGGCCTCCAAGACCGCCATGAAAATCCGGTATGCCATTTTGCCGTACATCTACACTCTGTTCCACCAAGCACATACGACTGGTTCGACTGTCATGCGCGCGCTGGCCTGGGAGTTTTCGAATGATCCCTCGCTGGCCGCGGTGGACACGCAATTCCTCTTGGGTCCTTCCATCATGGTCGTTCCGGCGCTTGCGCCCTCCGTCGACACTGTGCAGGGTGTCTTCCCTGGCGTGAAACAGGGTCAGATTTGGTATGACTGGTACACACAGACTGCGGTCGACGCCCAACCGGGCGTGAATACGACCATCTCTGCCCCCCTCGGTCATATCCCTGTCTTCGTCCGTGGTGGCAGTGTTCTTCCTATGCAGCAACCTGCTATGACTATTCGGGATGTTCGCAGCAGCCCGTGGTCACTACTGACAGCGCTCGATTGCGATGGAACCGCATCGGGTCAACTGTACATTGACGATGGGGAAAGCCTCTTTCCAGATGCCACGCTCAGTGTTGAGTTTGAGGCGTTCCAATCCAGCCTCCGCGCCTCGGCTAAGGGAGAGTGGAAGGAACCCCAGTCACTCGCCAACGTCACCGTTCTCGGTTTGACCCATCAGCCAGGGGAAGTGACCTTCAACGGACAAAAGGTCCCGGCGTCATCGGTCCAGTACAATGCCCACTCGCGGGTGTTGTCGGTGAGGGACCTGCAAGACCTGACTTCGGCGGGCGCTTGGAACAAAGAGTGGGTTCTGAAGTGGTAA
- a CDS encoding uncharacterized protein (ID:PFLUO_000019-T1.cds;~source:funannotate): MPPQAPHWWSSPPNDADLDYGFDSDDGDRFNPDPQRQNPDTEDKGVRGNMATWLQRQVGSQPTQLITTAVLSGAAVAGAIFGYQAFRRKEAVHDLKASIPEIDERHHAEKLTQFGAAASDVQLSKEDERSTALARRAQQGDYDDDLVLEQLARNRVFLTDEGLARLRSSFIVVVGCGGVGSHAAAALARSGVSKIRLIDFDQVTLSSLNRHAVATLADVGTPKVHCIRRRLEQIAPWVMFDCRNELFGKSVAETLLGPWTLTHDGEGHRPDYVLDCIDNIASKVDLLYYCHTNSLPVISSMGAGCKSDPTRIAVGDISRSTDDPLSRSTRRRLKAMGVSSGVAAVFSTEKPGPGKASLLPLPENEYAKGQVGELGVLPDFRVRILPVLGTMPAVFGYTVANHVICSVTGYPIEYSMSTKGRDKVYDGIIAFIQNLYERLVRQVAGQDPIGLRLPVTKDDIAFLVEDVWRGKSAVSGLGNRLVLVPWQVPPTGFRLNLALEKEGQKTAALELDQLVCMTKEEAARHEREVLRDGKNVSEIYDAAVLQRVDMRKKEARAYEQYR, encoded by the exons ATGCCTCCCCAGGCCCCCCACTGGTGGTCTTCCCCACCCAATGATGCCGACCTCGACTACGGCTTCGATTCTGACGACGGCGACAGATTTAATCCAGACCCTCAACGCCAGAATCCAGACACCGAGGACAAGGGTGTGCGGGGGAACATGGCGACCTGGCTGCAGCGCCAGGTGGGCTCCCAGCCCACGCAGCTCATCACAACGGCAGTGCTATCTGGCGCGGCTGTAGCCGGCGCGATTTTCGGATACCAAGCTTTTCGCCGGAAGGAGGCCGTGCATGACCTGAAGGCTTCCATCCCGGAGATCGATGAGCGGCATCATGCAGAAAAG CTCACGCAGTTCGGCGCCGCAGCCTCGGATGTGCAGCTGAGTAAGGAGGACGAACGCAGCACAGCTTTGGCGCGCAGGGCACAACAAGGAGACTACGATGATG ACCTCGTTCTTGAACAACTCGCGCGCAACCGCGTCTTTCTTACCGATGAAGGGCTAGCGAGACTACGCTCCTCTTTTATCGTTGTTGTCGGCTGTGGAGGTGTCGGATCACACGCTGCAGCGGCACTGGCTCGGTCAGGGGTGTCCAAGATCCGGCTTATCGACTTCGACCAGGTCACGCTCTCATCGCTGAACCGACATGCCGTCGCCACGTTGGCGGACGTGGGAACACCGAAAGTGCACTGTATCCGCCGGCGACTCGAGCAGATTGCTCCGTGGGTCATGTTCGACTGTCGCAACGAGCTTTTCGGCAAGTCAGTCGCTGAAACATTGCTGGGGCCCTGGACTTTGACTCATGACGGCGAGGGACACCGTCCTGACTATGTCCTTGACTGCATCGATAATATCGCCTCTAAGGTGGACTTGTTATACTACTGCCACACAAACTCTCTACCGGTGATCTCATCTATGGGTGCAGGCTGCAAGTCAGACCCGACTCGCATCGCGGTTGGTGACATCTCCCGGAGCACGGATGATCCTCTGTCTCGCAGCACACGGCGCCGGTTAAAAGCCATGGGTGTCAGTTCAGGGGTTGCAGCAGTGTTCTCGACTGAAAAGCCGGGACCAGGCAAAGCGAGCCTGCTCCCGTTACCGGAAAATGAGTATGCCAAGGGCCAAgtcggcgagctgggcgtgCTCCCGGACTTCCGGGTGCGCATTCTGCCTGTGCTGGGAACCATGCCTGCGGTTTTTGGGTACACAGTCGCCAACCATGTGATCTGCAGCGTGACGGGATACCCAATCGAATACAGCATGAGCACGAAGGGCCGCGACAAGGTGTACGATGGCATAATTGCTTTTATTCAGAATCTGTATGAACGTCTGGTTCGGCAGGTAGCCGGCCAAGATCCCATCGGACTCCGTCTGCCCGTCACCAAGGACGACATTGCTTTTCTTGTGGAGGACGTCTGGCGCGGCAAGAGCGCAGTCAGCGGGTTGGGCAACCGGCTGGTTTTGGTACCATGGCAGGTGCCACCTACTGGATTCAGATTGAATCTCGCcttggagaaagaaggccaGAAGACcgctgcgctggagctggatcAATTGGTGTGCAtgaccaaggaggaggcaGCTCGGCACGAGCGCGAGGTGCTGCGCGACGGAAAAAACGTGAGCGAAATTTATGACGCCGCAGTGTTGCAGCGGGTGGACATGcggaagaaggaggctagAGCGTATGAACAGTATCGTTGA
- a CDS encoding uncharacterized protein (ID:PFLUO_000022-T1.cds;~source:funannotate), with amino-acid sequence MNFRDVLCLRGFATYAARHPWEMCASVGPTLSEATLGLFGSSFKPERDFRNLEGKVVLVTGGNTGLGKETILQLAEHNPARIYLAARTESKAREAIRSIQANLSSPADIRFLPLDLASFTSIRAAANKFQTDCDRLDLLILNAGTMGNPPTTTEDGFEVQFGTNHVGHFLLTKLLLPMLQQTVDREKAKRIDPDVRVVTLASLAHVISPSSLEEMVSTSGLLAASTWTRYGASKAANILFASELARRHPEILSVAVHPGTVNSDLYGHASRVDAMTKYSVGVMLLFFRSVSSGALNQLWAAGISKKELVNGAYYTPVGYRTSGTTVVRNADLALELWDWTEVQVDADTDSTTL; translated from the exons ATGAATTTCCGCGACGTGCTCTGCCTGCGCGGCTTTGCGACTTATGCCGCTCGCCATCCCTGGGAGATGTGCGCCAGCGTTGGACCGACCCTGAGTGAGGCCACTCTTGGTCTGTTCGGGTCCTCGTTCAAGCCAGAGCGCGACTTCAGAAACctcgagggcaaggtggTCTTGGTCACCGGTG GGAACACCGGTCTCGGCAAGGAGAccatcctccagctcgcggaACACAACCCGGCACGCATTTACTTGGCAGCCCGCACTGAGAGCAAGGCGCGAGAGGCGATCAGGTCGATCCAAGCCAACCTTTCCTCTCCCGCCGACATCAGATTTCTCCCGCTCGACCTGGCATCTTTCACATCCATCCGGGCGGCGGCAAACAAGTTCCAGACCGACTGCGACCGGCTGGACCTCCTTATTCTCAATGCGGGTACAATGGGCAATCCGCCGACCACAACCGAGGACGGGTTTGAGGTGCAGTTCGGTACGAACCATGTGGGCCATTTCCTCCTGACGAAGCTGCTTCTGCCCATGTTACAACAGACCGTCGACCGcgagaaggcgaagaggatCGACCCTGACGTCCGCGTGGTAACACTAGCTTCGCTCGCCCATGTCAtctccccatcctcccttGAAGAAATGGTATCCACCTCCGGCCTGTTGGCAGCCAGCACCTGGACTCGCTATGGTGCCTCCAAGGCGGCAAACATTTTATTTGCTTCCGAGCTTGCGCGTCGACATCCCGAGATACTATCCGTGGCAGTCCACCCGGGAACGGTCAATAGTGATCTGTACGGGCATGCTAGTCGCGTTGATGCCATGACCAAGTATAGCGTGGGTGTCATGCTACTTTTCTTCCGGAGTGTCTCCAGTGGTGCGCTCAATCAGCTCTGGGCGGCTGGGATTTCCAAGAAGGAACTCGTTAACGGAGCCTACTATACTCCTGTTGGCTATCGTACCAGCGGAACGACTGTTGTCCGGAATGCAGACCTCGCTCTGGAACTCTGGGACTGGACGGAGGTACAGGTTGACGCCGACACGGACTCCACAACTCTCTGA
- a CDS encoding uncharacterized protein (ID:PFLUO_000018-T1.cds;~source:funannotate), giving the protein MLEERHPEGNRLYVPPLLEEDPRMADPDASEDLPPPDVEAGSVLPVWLRESSKSFRWQWVPLPLRKAGRATARWVKGPDPPHMLLLKPLFPRIQELPVQYLDHFFPKRKHKISLLMLLYLSWFLPWFLVLLHSRSSGYIEGYGRPQTLSCATNFWDFGNGCGLNGNNCRPFSSSTVAFRCPANCRDTKLLEPHIVGNQSYNYQGLVIGGPQLDNPDPAIYRADSFVCQAAIHAGAISNSVGGCGVTRLEGAAHSYPSVKQNGIKSVGFPSTFPKSFSFLKLSSSQATCPSDPRWPLLGVTIAAVGVLWLFCTSPPVLFFSTFFMVFCHTGLVADPPSYPFLTDLVSALLSRLLPASFVAYVLYKFCAAPLLQPITSPIYQLSKMFLYLPPVFFGALNNYTFARLIPLQRLTPKDIQEQPGAKLALALVIPTIIIIVLSQAWQIRQGGLMPRYLKIYCTMGLIILILLPLPGLRLRIHHYILAILLMPGTAFPTRPSLIYQGLLLGLFVNGVARWGFASIIETPAALGEPLSSSDGHNWWSTYPNITDASVKVSLSDFGTSNTYRGNGNISFALWEHERMASLAVDGISVLLNDVERYRGYLDEDTQGEFIWHRHGHHGLELQHGSRLAHRVSDGQQSVNPQSILLNDDDSDDEPEGLFFRFAFLRGSEAGMYGPAGVWESDGEWHSPSPPKK; this is encoded by the exons ATGCTGGAAGAGCGCCACCCGGAGGGCAACCGGCTCTACGTGCCTCCGTTACTCGAAGAGGACCCGCGCATGGCCGATCCCGACGCTTCCGAAGACCTGCCACCCCCAGATGTCGAAGCTGGCAGCGTGCTCCCCGTCTGGCTACGAGAGTCGTCCAAGTCCTTTCGCTGGCAATGGGTGCCTTTGCCACTTCGCAAAGCCGGTCGGGCGACTGCCCGATGGGTTAAGGGCCCGGATCCACCGCATATGCTCCTGTTGAAGCCGTTGTTCCCGCGCATTCAGGAGCTGCCCGTCCAGTATCTGGACCACTTCTTTCCCAAGCGCAAGCACAAGATCTCTCTCTTGATGCTTCTGTATCTGTCGTGGTTTCTGCCATGGTTCCTGGTTTTGCTTCACTCGCGTTCCTCGGGTTACATCGAAGGATATGGCCGGCCACAGACTCTCTCGTGCGCGACGAATTTCTG GGATTTCGGCAACGGATGCGGTCTCAATGGGAACAACTGCCGTccattctcctcctcgacggtTGCCTTCCGTTGTCCAGCGAACTGCCGTGACACCAAGCTATTAGAGCCTCATATCGTTGGAAATCAGTCGTACAACTACCAAGGACTGGTGATTGGGGGCCCACAACTGGATAACCCGGATCCCGCCATCTACCGCGCTGACAGCTTCGTCTGTCAGGCGGCGATCCATGCGGGGGCAATCTCGAACTCGgtcggcggctgcggcgTTACGAGGCTGGAGGGCGCAGCACACTCTTATCCGTCTGTCAAGCAGAACGGGATCAAGTCTGTGGGATTTCCGTCAACCTTCCCTAAGTCCTTCAGTTTCCTGAAACTATCGTCGTCGCAGGCGACCTGCCCATCCGACCCGCGCTGGCCGCTCCTCGGGGTCACCATCGCCGCGGTGGGCGTCCTATGGCTCTTTTGTACATCCCCACCGGTGTTGTTCTTCAGCACCTTTTTCATGGTCTTTTGCCATACGGGCTTGGTCGCCGATCCGCCCTCATACCCGTTCCTGACCGACCTCGTTTCAGCCCTACTATCACGGTTGTTGCCGGCTTCGTTTGTAGCCTATGTCCTCTACAAATTTTGTGCCGCGCCACTACTGCAACCTATTACTTCACCCATCTACCAGCTGTCGAAGATGTTCCTATATTTGCCGccagtcttcttcggggCTCTGAACAACTACACCTTTGCGCGTTTGATTCCACTTCAGCGCCTGACACCGAAGGACATTCAGGAACAGCCCGGTGCGAAGCTGGCCTTGGCCCTAGTGATTCCTACCATTATCATCATTGTTCTGAGCCAAGCATGGCAGATTCGCCAGGGTGGGCTGATGCCACGCTACCTGAAGATATATTGCACTATGGGCCTGATAATTCTTATTCTCCTACCGCTTCCGGGCCTACGCCTTCGCATCCATCATTACATTCTCGCCATTCTGCTCATGCCTGGCACCGCTTTCCCCACCCGCCCCTCGTTGATCTACCAGGGTTTGCTTCTGGGTCTCTTCGTCAACGGAGTCGCACGGTGGGGATTCGCCTCGATCATTGAGACACCTGCAGCTCTCGGCGAACCATTGTCCAGCTCTGACGGACACAACTGGTGGTCTACATATCCCAATATCACAGATGCATCGGTCAAGGTCTCCTTGTCAGACTTTGGGACCAGCAACACCTATCGGGGCAACGGAAATATCTCGTTTGCTTTGTGGGAACACGAGCGGATGGCTAGTCTTGCTGTCGACGGTATCTCAGTCTTACTCAATGACGTTGAGCGTTATCGAGGCTACCTAGACGAAGACACGCAAGGTGAATTCATCTGGCACCGCCATGGTCACCACGGCTTGGAATTGCAACATGGCTCGCGCTTGGCACATCGCGTCAGTGATGGGCAGCAATCCGTCAATCCCCAGTCGATTCTActcaatgatgatgattcggatgatgagcctgaaggtctcttcttccgttTTGCATTCCTGAGGGGGTCTGAGGCTGGCATGTATGGGCCTGCAGGGGTCTGGGAGAGCGATGGCGAGTGGCAttctccatcgccgccgaagaagtAG
- a CDS encoding uncharacterized protein (ID:PFLUO_000021-T1.cds;~source:funannotate), translating into MRFLCLHGSGTNAEILEIQTGGLRQQLEQKGHRFIFVNGRQDAQVESELEGIFEGPFYNHYPRGPTPGAGVLEAFEHTYRIISEQGPFDAVMGFSQGAALAAALIIHHAKVNPHAPPLFRAAVFICGGCPFDRSGMAYITPQPDTYTITIPTAHIVGKQDPLYPESRKLYGLCEPSKAAFYDHGSKHMVPFDTKNTDEMTRAIEETVARAIFS; encoded by the exons ATGCGTTTCCTCTGCCTGCACGGCAGCGGAACAAACGCCGAA ATATTGGAAATCCAAACCGGCGGATTGAGACAGCAGCTCGAGCAGAAGGGCCACCGCTTTATCTTCGTGAATGGCCGACAGGATGCTCAAGTAGAGTCGG AACTTGAAGGCATCTTCGAAGGTCCCTTCTACAACCACTACCCGCGCGGTCCAACGCCCGGAGCGGGCGTCCTCGAGGCTTTCGAGCACACCTACAGGATCATTTCCGAACAAGGGCCCTTCGATGCCGTCATGGGCTTCAGCCAAGGCGCGGCGTTGGCCGCAGCGCTGATAATACACCACGCCAAGGTGAACCCACATGCTCCGCCGTTGTTCCGCGCGGCTGTGTTCATCTGTGGAGGATGTCCCTTCGACCGTTCGGGCATGGCATATATCACGCCGCAGCCGGATACATACACTATCACCATCCCCACGGCGCATATTGTCGGCAAGCAGGATCCGCTGTACCCGGAGAGCAGGAAATTGTACGGTCTGTGTGAGCCCTCCAAGGCGGCGTTTTATGATCATGGATCGAAGCATATGGTGCCCTTCGATACGAAGAATACGGATGAGATGACTAGAGCGATTGAGGAGACCGTGGCAAGGGCAATTTTCAGTTAG